ATTCTGAAAAATCCGTGTTCAACGGATCACTTCCGATCGCCTGCATGGGGCAGGCCCTCTGGCAGGCGCCACAACGGATGCATGTATCACTTACCTGACGTCTGATCAATGGTTTTACGCTGCACAGGGCAAACAGAGCGCCTGCCGGGCACAGGTACCGGCACCAGAACCGGGGCGTTATCAGCGCGCAGGTAAAAATGCCGGCAAACATGAGGGCGGATACCCACTGGAGCGCATACCGCGGCAGGGGCATGCGGGCATAGACCAGTGAGGGGATATCCAGAAAATCCGCAACCGGGCGCAGCACGACAAGTCCGATATCGGCCGCCAGGCAGGCTGCCGGATAGACAATCAATCCGTAGAACCGGGTGATCAGGGACAGGGGAGATGCTGCAAACACCAGCGAAATGCCGCACAGGGCTGACCCCAGGATAAACGCCAGCACGTAATATTTTATCCGGGGGCGGCGGGCGGCTGTGGAGATCATATTTGGCGCTTCGGCTTTATCCGTTTTCCCGAGCGTCCGGTCAAAGCCGTCAACAGTCGTGCCCATGGGGCAGATCATACCGCAGAAAAACCGGCCCATAACGGGGGCAAGTATCAGCAGCACTACCGCCGGCCAGAACACCCATAACACGGTTCGGGAGCTGAGCCAGGTTCCGGATGCCGCCAGCGGATCCATGCGCAGAAACACATTCACCGGCACGGAAGATACCAGTGGAAAAGCGGCCAGAAAAAGAAGGCCAATAAAGGCGGCCAAGCTCAGAATTTGAACAAGTCTCTGAAACGTCATGAATGTATGGCCTATGCGTCTATTGTTTTTATCCGGAGATTTTCGATATCCATGCGTCCAAGCCCGCGTTCATGGGCCAGGAGGATATGCTTGACCTGACGCGGCTCCATTTTCCGTCCATACCATTGGCACAGGGCCACGGCCTGGGCATCGGCCGCCACCATATCGGCGGATGCGATCACACTGTTTATCGAAAGCACTTCGCCGGGACCGGCCGGTCCGTTGGTGGACAGGACCCGGGTGGCGTCGATAACGACCAGGTCGGGTTTGAGCAGGGAGTTCAGGTCCACGATGGCCGTACTCAGATCATAGCGGTAATGCATGACCGACCGGTTCCATATCAGGCCCATCATCCCTTTCATGGACAGGCTCACCCCCGTGCTTGAGTGGGATTTGGCCACCGGCGCGGCGATGAGCACATCGGCCTCCAGAACATCTTTCATGACCTCGGTCTTTTTAAACGATTTGCCGTCGGGGATCGGCGTTTCCCTGAAAAACCGGCTTTGGTCGATCCCCTGTACAATGTCTTCATCAAAAACAGCGCAGGCGTCTTTGACGCCTTCGATACACAGCTCACTGGAACGAAGGGGGTGATCCAGCACCCGTACGCGGGAGGCACCGGCTTCCCGGGCCATGGCCACCAGTTCACGGACAAGCTCGGGGCTGGTGTTTGATGCCGGCTCCCGGGTAAATGCAAAGCTCATGTTCGGCTTGATCACCACCTTGTTTCCGGGCTTAACAAACCGTTTCATGCCCCCGACAAGCGCCACCGCCGCCCGTGCCGCCGGGCCGGGGGCACCCTTTGCAACGGCAAGGTCCGGATATGCCTGTCCATAGAGCAGGGTCGGAATCGAGATCCCGGAAACGCTCAGGCAGGTCAATGCGGCGCATCGGGCCTGAAGTTTGAGAAACTGCCTCCGATCCAGGGGATGCGCGAGCGTCCGTTGCAGACGACTCATAAGTTCATGAAAAAAACGAAGGTCCATCATGGCATAACCTCCTTAAAAAATGAGTAAAATAAAAAGAAAGGCGGGTTTGATCATAACGTCGTGAGAACCGTCCCGGCCGCTGCCGGCTTCTCCGGCACGATACGGCGGCAGCGGGCGGGACTTGGAAACTACACGTAAGAGAATATGGCCGCAGTTATGATCAAACCCGGAAAGGAAAATTATGGGTCGCATTCAGGAAACGAACTGGTTTGATCCGGTTGCATGAATGGGACTATATTATCACGTAATAAAAGAGACTGTCAGGTCAAAACAACCAGCCGATGGCAGGAAGCAAAAACTATACTCGAAAGAAATAAATAATATTCATAAAATAATTTATTGACAATAAAACATATTGACATAATAATTAGTTATATATTTATTAAAAAAAATTTTGTAAAGAAGCCCTGCCCCGGAGACATGACTTTTGTTATAAGCCCTTTAAGCGGACGAGAATGATTGTTACCACTATTGATAGTTAATCTGATGCAGTCATTGTCTTTTTTTTTCTCGTTACTTTAATACTTCTAATTTTTTTTCCAAATCCAAACCCACTGCGTATACTCAACACCTTGCTCAAAAATGGTTAGGTCAGCAGATTTTACACTTTAAATTTCAGGACTCATTGAATACTTGAATTTCTGTCCTTCATTTTAAGATTTCTGCCGATTCTGATATCGACAACCTGGACGGCACTCTTATCAATAATATGTACATGATCGATTTGGATATTGTACGCTATTATTTCACTGCCTTGCTGTTCAGGAATTGCGCTGATTCAGGGCTCAGCTCCAAAAGTTACCTTGCCCGTTCATATTCTTAGGGGCCGTTACGAAATAAGGGTTTGATCGATATTTGGGACTTCTGGCAATTTGATGTCGGCAAAGCCCTTGAACTCCGCCCGTACCCGGAGGGTATTCATTTTTCATCTATGATTAAAACAACCCCTCGGCATATCGTCCTTTTTTTAAAACGATTAAACGATTTTATCACATCCTATCCGTCCATGAGAAGAATGTTTTTAACATTTCTAATGAAGGCGAAAAGTTTAATTCCGGAAGTTTGGGAAAATCAGCGGTTCAGATCAATCCCGATAGTTTATCTTTTTTTAATACAGACCAATCAATCGATTTCGGTTTTGTATGCCCCTGGTTTTTCAATGCAGCATTAAAAAAATCAAGCAGCCTTTGGGCTGAAAATTTCATGCAACAGGCGAAAAAACAGATACTTGACGCCAAATTTATTAACGTGGAACAGGCATGGCAGGAGGTAGATTATGTTCAATAAAAATGATTTGGAAAAGATCAAGCAGGACAAACAAAAATGGGAAGACGGTACGCTGAAAAAAGTTCTGGATAAACGAGGCGAGCAGAAAAAAGTATTTACCAGTATTTCGGGGATTCCAACGGAAAGGCTCTATTCCCCGCCGGATATCTCTGATCTGGATTATGGCAGGGACCTGGGGTTTCCGGGTGATTATCCCTATACCCGCGGGGTGCAGCCGACCATGTATCGGGGACGGTACTGGACCATGCGCCAGTATGCCGGTTTTGGCAGCGCCAAGGAAACCAACGAGCGCTACCGATACCTGCTCGATCAGGGCCAGACCGGATTGAGTGTGGCGTTTCACCTGCCGACTCAGGCCGGTTATGACAGCGATCACCCATTGGCGATGGGAGAGGTCGGCAAAGTTGGCGTTGCCATCGATTCGATCGATGACATGCGCGTACTTTTTGATCAGATTCCTCTGGATAAAGTAACCACATCCATGACCATCAATGCGCCGGCCCCCGTACTGCTGGCCATGTACCTGTCGCTTG
The nucleotide sequence above comes from Desulfobacterales bacterium. Encoded proteins:
- a CDS encoding DUF362 domain-containing protein, giving the protein MMDLRFFHELMSRLQRTLAHPLDRRQFLKLQARCAALTCLSVSGISIPTLLYGQAYPDLAVAKGAPGPAARAAVALVGGMKRFVKPGNKVVIKPNMSFAFTREPASNTSPELVRELVAMAREAGASRVRVLDHPLRSSELCIEGVKDACAVFDEDIVQGIDQSRFFRETPIPDGKSFKKTEVMKDVLEADVLIAAPVAKSHSSTGVSLSMKGMMGLIWNRSVMHYRYDLSTAIVDLNSLLKPDLVVIDATRVLSTNGPAGPGEVLSINSVIASADMVAADAQAVALCQWYGRKMEPRQVKHILLAHERGLGRMDIENLRIKTIDA